The following are encoded in a window of Labrus bergylta chromosome 16, fLabBer1.1, whole genome shotgun sequence genomic DNA:
- the LOC109985832 gene encoding hydroxyacylglutathione hydrolase-like protein, with protein MKVKVISILEDNYMYLVIEEQSKQAVAVDPAVPHRLLEIVKREGLSLTAVLTTHHHWDHARGNEALLKELPGLKVYGGDDRIGGLTDKVTHDQELKFNSINVRCLFTPCHTSGHMCYFVWEDECTDAPAVFTGDTLFIGGCGRFLEGTAEQMHHNLTQVLGTLPQDTKVFCGHEYTIKNLKFAMLVEPENEKVKEMLSWARARDDDDKPTVPSTLMEEFEYNPFLRLSEEGVQKFTGKSDPIEVLRVLRKEKDKFKKPKERPPPHAMLALEWGLLRP; from the exons ATGAAGGTAAAGGTGATCTCCATCCTGGAGGACAACTACATGTACCTGGTGATCGAGGAGCAGAGTAAACAGGCTGTGGCTGTGGACCCCGCTGTACCACACCGG CTGCTAGAAATCGTGAAGAGAGAGGGCTTGTCTCTGACGGCTGTTCTCACCACACATCATCACTG GGACCACGCTCGGGGGAACGAGGCTCTGCTGAAGGAGCTCCCTGGGCTGAAGGTGTACGGGGGAGATGATCGGATCGGGGGTCTGACTGATAAAGTCACACACGACCAGGAACTCAAG TTTAACTCCATCAACGTGAGGTGCCTGTTCACTCCCTGCCATACCTCTGGACACATGTGCTACTTTGTGTGGGAGGACGAGTGCACTGACGCCCCGGCTGTGTTCACag GGGATACGCTGTTTATTGGCGGATGCGGGCGGTTTCTGGAGGGTACGGCTGAACAGATGCACCACAATCTCACCCAGGTTCTCGGCACCCTACCTCAAGACACG AAGGTGTTCTGTGGACACGAGTACACCATAAAGAACCTGAAGTTTGCCATGCTGGTGGAGCCAGAAAATGAGAAGGTTAAAGAGATGCTGAGCTGGGCCAGG GCAAGAGACGATGATGACAAACCCACAGTGCCATCCACCCTGATGGAGGAGTTTGAATACAACCCTTTTCTTCGTCTCTC agaggaaggagTACAGAAGTTCACAGGGAAGTCAGACCCCATCGAGGTGCTCAGGGTCCTGCGGAAGGAGAAAGATAAATTCAAGAAGCCCAAGGAAAGGCCTCCTCCTCACGCCATGCTGGCTTTGGAGTGGGGGCTGCTCAGACCCTGA
- the LOC109985831 gene encoding hydroxyacylglutathione hydrolase, mitochondrial isoform X2 has product MKVELLPALSDNYMYLLIDVDSKEAAIVDPVEPKKVVDAVRQHGVRLTTVLTTHHHWDHAGGNEKMLKLMPGLRVYGGDDRVPCLTKKVTHSHNFKVGSLNVKCLFTPCHTTGHICYYVTKENSTEPPAVFTGDTLFVAGCGKFFEGTAEQMYRALIETLGRLPPETRVYCGHEYTVSNLKFARHVEPDNEIIKEKLAWAKEKCSNGEPTIPSTVADEFTFNPFMRVKEKSVQEHVKQTDATETMRSLRKEKDGFRVPKD; this is encoded by the exons ATGAAGGTTGAACTTCTCCCGGCGCTGTCTGATAACTACATGTACCTCCTGATCGATGTGGACTCCAAGGAAGCAGCTATTGTGGACCCTGTGGAACCCAAAAAG GTCGTGGATGCTGTCAGACAGCATGGCGTCAGACTTACCACAGTCTTGACCACTCATCACCACTG GGATCATGCTGGTGGGAATGAGAAGATGTTGAAGCTCATGCCTGGACTGCGAGTCTATGGAGGAGATGACAGAGTCCCTTGTCTTACAAAGAAAGTTACTCATTCCCACAATTTTAAA GTTGGATCACTCAATGTCAAATGCCTGTTCACACCATGTCACACAACCGGTCACATCTGCTATTATGTGACCAAAGAAAACAGCACCGAGCCACCGGCTGTTTTCACAG GGGACACTCTGTTTGTGGCTGGTTGTGGTAAATTCTTCGAGGGAACAGCTGAGCAGATGTACAGAGCCTTGATAGAAACTCTGGGACGTCTCCCTCCTGAAACG CGTGTTTACTGTGGTCACGAGTACACGGTCAGCAACCTGAAGTTTGCACGTCATGTGGAACCAGACAATGAAATCATTAAGGAGAAGCTAGCATGGGCAAAG GAGAAATGCAGCAACGGAGAGCCCACCATCCCGTCCACTGTGGCAGACGAGTTCACCTTTAACCCCTTCATGAGAGTGAA AGAGAAATCTGTGCAAGAACATGTGAAGCAGACAGACGCGACTGAAACCATGAGAAGTCTCCGGAAAGAAAAAGATGGCTTCCGCGTGCCCAAAGACTGA
- the LOC109985831 gene encoding hydroxyacylglutathione hydrolase, mitochondrial isoform X1: MLFKSLVGSACTLLGAATAFKVAPVEVKAQAAALLHSAVRKSSLVEQANMKVELLPALSDNYMYLLIDVDSKEAAIVDPVEPKKVVDAVRQHGVRLTTVLTTHHHWDHAGGNEKMLKLMPGLRVYGGDDRVPCLTKKVTHSHNFKVGSLNVKCLFTPCHTTGHICYYVTKENSTEPPAVFTGDTLFVAGCGKFFEGTAEQMYRALIETLGRLPPETRVYCGHEYTVSNLKFARHVEPDNEIIKEKLAWAKEKCSNGEPTIPSTVADEFTFNPFMRVKEKSVQEHVKQTDATETMRSLRKEKDGFRVPKD, translated from the exons ATGTTATTCAAGTCACTAGTGGGGAGTGCCTGCACTCTCCTTGGAGCTGCTACAGCCTTCAAAGTAG CACCAGTCGAAGTCAAGGCCCAAGCAGCTGCTCTCCTTCACAGCGCAGTGAGGAAGTCTTCGCTGGTGGAACAAGCAAACATGAAGGTTGAACTTCTCCCGGCGCTGTCTGATAACTACATGTACCTCCTGATCGATGTGGACTCCAAGGAAGCAGCTATTGTGGACCCTGTGGAACCCAAAAAG GTCGTGGATGCTGTCAGACAGCATGGCGTCAGACTTACCACAGTCTTGACCACTCATCACCACTG GGATCATGCTGGTGGGAATGAGAAGATGTTGAAGCTCATGCCTGGACTGCGAGTCTATGGAGGAGATGACAGAGTCCCTTGTCTTACAAAGAAAGTTACTCATTCCCACAATTTTAAA GTTGGATCACTCAATGTCAAATGCCTGTTCACACCATGTCACACAACCGGTCACATCTGCTATTATGTGACCAAAGAAAACAGCACCGAGCCACCGGCTGTTTTCACAG GGGACACTCTGTTTGTGGCTGGTTGTGGTAAATTCTTCGAGGGAACAGCTGAGCAGATGTACAGAGCCTTGATAGAAACTCTGGGACGTCTCCCTCCTGAAACG CGTGTTTACTGTGGTCACGAGTACACGGTCAGCAACCTGAAGTTTGCACGTCATGTGGAACCAGACAATGAAATCATTAAGGAGAAGCTAGCATGGGCAAAG GAGAAATGCAGCAACGGAGAGCCCACCATCCCGTCCACTGTGGCAGACGAGTTCACCTTTAACCCCTTCATGAGAGTGAA AGAGAAATCTGTGCAAGAACATGTGAAGCAGACAGACGCGACTGAAACCATGAGAAGTCTCCGGAAAGAAAAAGATGGCTTCCGCGTGCCCAAAGACTGA
- the fahd1 gene encoding acylpyruvase FAHD1, mitochondrial, whose protein sequence is MTSRNISRFWEWGRKIICVGRNYADHAKELKNAVPTEPILFLKPPSAYVREGSPILVPLYTSNLHHEVELGVVIGKGGTAIPQSAAMEHVAGYALCLDMTARDIQEECKSKGLPWTLAKAFNTSCPISEFIPKERIPDPGSVKLWLKVNDQMKQSGCTSQMIFSIPYLISYISDFISLEEGDLILTGTPKGVSAVQEHDELQAGIEDVITMSFRVDRQDK, encoded by the coding sequence ATGACATCGCGAAATATATCTCGATTTTGGGAATGGGGGAGGAAGATCATTTGTGTTGGGAGAAACTACGCCGACCACGCCAAGGAGCTGAAAAACGCCGTTCCTACGGAGCCGATCCTGTTCCTGAAGCCACCTTCAGCCTATGTCAGAGAGGGATCCCCTATCCTGGTGCCTCTGTACACCAGCAACCTGCACCATGAAGTGGAGCTCGGGGTCGTCATTGGGAAAGGGGGCACGGCCATCCCTCAGTCCGCAGCCATGGAGCATGTTGCAGGGTACGCGCTGTGCTTGGACATGACAGCCCGGGACATCCAGGAGGAGTGCAAGTCCAAAGGTCTGCCCTGGACCCTCGCCAAAGCGTTCAACACCTCCTGCCCGATCAGTGAGTTCATCCCCAAAGAGCGCATCCCTGATCCGGGGAGCGTAAAGCTGTGGCTGAAGGTGAACGACCAGATGAAGCAGAGCGGCTGCACCTCCCAGATGATCTTCTCCATCCCTTATCTCATCAGCTACATCAGTGACTTCATCAGCCTGGAGGAGGGGGACCTCATCCTGACCGGGACCCCTAAAGGAGTTTCTGCTGTGCAGGAGCACGATGAGCTGCAAGCTGGGATCGAGGACGTTATCACCATGAGCTTCAGAGTTGACAGACAAGACAAATAG